In one Moritella sp. 5 genomic region, the following are encoded:
- the gspI gene encoding type II secretion system minor pseudopilin GspI: protein MKPCLGKKTLFKQAGMTLLEVMVAMAVFGTAGLAVMKVATENLSSLAYLEEKTFANWVAANTLTELKLAKTIPGKSWRKGESELAGRTWYWRYKAESTDSNDFVGVTVEVATDKKYDSTISHLLTYVVR, encoded by the coding sequence ATGAAACCATGTTTAGGAAAAAAAACATTATTTAAGCAAGCTGGCATGACATTATTAGAAGTCATGGTGGCGATGGCGGTATTTGGCACGGCTGGTTTAGCAGTGATGAAAGTCGCGACTGAAAATCTCAGCAGTTTAGCCTATTTGGAAGAAAAAACATTCGCTAATTGGGTGGCTGCTAATACTTTAACTGAATTAAAATTAGCAAAAACAATACCTGGAAAGTCATGGCGAAAAGGTGAGTCTGAATTAGCGGGTCGAACTTGGTATTGGCGTTATAAAGCAGAGTCGACAGACAGCAATGATTTTGTCGGGGTGACAGTCGAAGTGGCGACAGATAAGAAGTATGACTCAACGATTAGCCATTTACTCACCTATGTGGTGCGCTAA
- the gspH gene encoding type II secretion system minor pseudopilin GspH codes for MKNRTHQESGFTLLEIMLVIFLMGMMVTGVVMTMSSSGPDKQLKKEAARFIGVLELAEEEALLSSIEMGIVIEEQHYQFVYLDDNDKWSAFNDSKFFVKKELQEDMLMSLELAGLKAEGSLLGDRKLFADDDGLFEDNGGLFEGDEKDERIEPDVFIYSSGEITDFTLTFTYMDADVGDSSIKVQFDEYGKLMINTTMDGF; via the coding sequence ATGAAAAATCGTACTCATCAAGAATCTGGCTTTACACTATTAGAGATAATGTTAGTTATATTCTTAATGGGCATGATGGTCACCGGTGTTGTCATGACAATGAGTTCTTCTGGCCCTGATAAGCAACTCAAAAAAGAAGCTGCTCGTTTTATCGGAGTGCTAGAACTGGCCGAAGAAGAAGCCTTACTCAGTAGTATTGAAATGGGGATCGTGATTGAAGAACAGCACTATCAATTTGTTTATTTAGATGACAATGATAAATGGTCCGCATTTAATGATTCTAAGTTTTTTGTAAAAAAAGAGCTACAAGAAGACATGCTTATGTCACTTGAGTTAGCTGGGCTGAAAGCGGAAGGCAGCTTGTTAGGTGATCGCAAGCTATTTGCTGATGATGATGGTTTGTTTGAGGATAATGGCGGGCTATTTGAAGGTGATGAAAAAGACGAACGTATCGAACCGGATGTGTTTATTTATTCAAGCGGTGAAATTACCGATTTTACGTTGACGTTTACCTACATGGATGCGGATGTTGGGGACAGTAGTATCAAGGTCCAATTTGATGAATATGGAAAATTAATGATTAATACCACGATGGATGGATTTTAA